One genomic region from Antedon mediterranea chromosome 3, ecAntMedi1.1, whole genome shotgun sequence encodes:
- the LOC140044695 gene encoding E3 ubiquitin-protein ligase DTX4-like codes for MANVIVWEWQTENDNWKAYDPHVCSAIETSFRTTKALKLGEIEPALSAYEVDLSSLQQKRIDTGTVRTVRQSIFPPKSAPAKNVTWQWFDDSSQKWLPYDLKSMCIVEEEYCSKNYRIDLSKTKCALPYVVDTVNMIQTRIDSGYRRRIRRIPLTSPYPIQDEHFEVSSSGVAAVDLSECENKADDSDDDGDGDSGDVATIEQVSNDQTVEQTQHSRKWKSKQTVAAVHGVHKTLAWSSPEPTGQQDDIPVEVQEPSNDSKKVPRSMSEPGAVGGSDLKASETDSIGQLQGPSTSGTRPKVKVASSRNGSKRGMSRSQSMPVTITARAAHAAGPLLSPVMTCITSMLMSPVIPSIRINHTPVPVFNPPHTSRSGIKPVPGIRPSKKRKRKSFLKVNCPNEVVKNYVTKLKEAPDENCPICVGPLKESSDFQEDNEDEALKLKKCGHIFHNSCLQAMYLAGPKDGSIQCPTCKTIYGVKHGNQPPGHMDYHVIPHSLQSFNDCSTIRIIYEIPPGTQGPEHPQPGKKYTANFPRHCYLPDNEMGRKILKLLIVAWDRRLIFTIGTSATTGQSNTVVWNEIHHKTEFGSNVTGHGYPDPNYFQNILAELKAQGVTEDCLD; via the exons atggctAACGTTATTGTTTGGGAATGGCAAACAGAAAATGATAACTGGAAGGCTTATGATCCTCATGTTTGTAGTGCAATAGAAACATCATTTCGTACAACGAAAGCATTAAAATTAGGGGAAATCGAGCCTGCTCTCTCTGCTTATGAAGTCGATCTGTCGAgtctacagcaaaaacgaatcgATACAG GGACTGTTCGGACAGTAAGACAAAGTATATTTCCACCAAAGTCTGCTCCTGCCAAGAATGTTACCTGGCAGTGGTTTGACGACAGCAGTCAGAAATGGCTGCCATATGACCTTAAATCAATGTGTATAGTTGAGGAAGAGTACTGCAGTAAGAATTATAGAATAGATTTATCAAAGACCAAATGCGCACTTCCGTATGTTGTAGACACAGTGAACATGATTCAGACGCGCATCGATTCAGGATATCGTCGTAGAATCCGTCGTATACCGCTCACGTCGCCATACCCGATACAAGATGAACATTTTGAGGTTAGCAGTAGTGGTGTCGCTGCGGTAGATTTGTCCGAATGCGAAAATAAAGCAGATGATAGTGACGATGATGGCGATGGAGATTCAGGGGACGTTGCAACCATAGAGCAGGTTTCAAACGATCAAACGGTTGAACAGACTCAACATAGTAGAAAGTGGAAGTCTAAACAGACGGTTGCTGCTGTCCATGGTGTGCACAAAACTCTGGCATGGTCATCACCAGAACCTACTGGTCAGCAGGATGACATTCCAGTAGAGGTCCAAGAACCCAGTAATGACAGCAAGAAGGTGCCAAGATCTATGAGTGAACCAGGAGCTGTGGGTGGGTCAGATTTGAAAGCATCGGAGACCGATAGCATTGGTCAGTTACAGGGTCCGTCGACCTCAGGTACACGACCTAAGGTCAAAGTAGCTTCAAGTCGTAATGGTAGTAAACGTGGAATGAGCag GTCTCAATCTATGCCAGTCACCATCACTGCTAGAGCAGCACATGCTGCTGGGCCTCTTCTTAGCCCCGTCATGACAT GCATTACCAGTATGTTAATGTCACCTGTTATACCATCTATACGCATCAACCATACACCTGTCCCAGTCTTCAACCCTCCACATACATCTAGAAGTGGTATAAAACCTGTACCTGGTATTAGGCCCAGCAAAAAAAGGAAAAGAAAGTCATTTTTAAAAG taaattgCCCCAATGAGGTGGTGAAGAATTATGTAACCAAATTGAAGGAGGCACCAGATGAG AATTGTCCTATATGCGTTGGTCCTCTAAAAGAGAGCTCAGATTTTCAGGAAGACAACGAAGATGAGGCGTTGAAGTTGAAGAAATGTGGCCATATATTCCATAATAGCTGTCTACAAGCCATGTACCTAGCTGGACCTAAG GATGGCAGTATACAGTGCCCAACTTGCAAGACCATATATGGTGTAAAGCATGGCAACCAGCCTCCTGGCCATATGGACTACCATGTGATACCACATTCACTACAAAGCTTTAACGATTGTAGTACAATCAGGATCATATATGAAATTCCTCCTGGAACCCAG ggCCCAGAACATCCGCAACCAGGTAAAAAATACACAGCCAATTTTCCCCGGCACTGTTATCTACCGGACAATGAAATGGGACGAAAG atctTAAAACTTCTGATTGTTGCATGGGACCGGAGGTTAATTTTCACAATTGGGACATCAGCAACAACTGGACAATCAAATACAGTGGTCTGGAACGAGATTCATCACAAGACAGAGTTTGGTTCAAACGTCACTGGACACGGATACCCCGATCCAAACtactttcaaaacattttaGCAGAGTTGAAGGCTCAAGGAGTCACAGAGGATTGTCTAGACTAA